The genomic window aacattttGAGCCACCAAGACAATCTATTAcaaaaatcaaggaacaaagtaTATCCATCGAATTTGAGTTAGACATCTCATGTATACCATACCACTAGTGACAGTTTCACAATTAGGGTCACAAAAAGACAATAAACACCAACCACGTTTTGAATAAAATTCCATATTAAAATTGCTTTGCTTTGAAAGCCTccatccaacttttccattatgaatagAGAATTCATAATTCATTTTCCATGaagggacaagggtcattaaggtCAGCCAACATTTTACTTTATAGTCATCGAGACATCTATGATCTATCcgttaaaatttttataaaacataGTATATTCATCGACTCCATAGTATCGCATCCATCTGTTACTCTATAGTCATTGGGGTAACAACTATCTTTCACATTAAGGCATCAGTCAACATTAGGAataagggtcattaagttcataatgcaaaattaCTTCTAGTTGCAGttgcagaattgaatttagggactaagggtcatcaaaacagaatatatatccattcatgcattattatgaataaaaattcataatttttttaatagaaaagcggacaccgatagagacaattgcttgagtagcaattaaagcaacaactagctttcatattcagggactagggtcaataagttcatccaacattttactcTATGGTAATTGAGGCATCTATGATCCATccgttacaaaatttataagacaaagtatattcatcgattccaacTTTCACATTCCCTggcaaaacttatgaaacattagggaTATTAAGTTCATactgcaaaatcacttctaattgcatTTGCAGAATTGAATTCGTGAGTATCTGAATCTCCAAAATGGAAGCCACAAATAAATCAGACTACACAGTTATTTAATTCTTAATTGATGTTCGAATTATAGGTAGGAGATATTATGAGAGATTTAGGCATTTTGATTCTCCAATGATATATAAAACAACATAACTCAGCTAGACTCTAAATCCTGGAAACTGCACCAAGTTTGAAATAAGTCACTAAGTTTTCATTCTCAGGAAGACGGTGTAGAAAAGAAACTGATTTAGTGCGGTCCAAACAGtaattattttagattttaccaagttttcaaaaaaaaaaaaaatatcttagaTTTTGCACAATTTCATGGATGGATTATTGTATACAATGATTACCAGACTACTAACTTGCTAAACTGATTATTATCAGAACTACAGAATGATGCCTATATTTAATGTGCCAAGTCAGCACTTGCATCGGTGGGTGAGTTGAGTAACAGAATATCAAATTTTGTTACAGAGTTTAATTCAGGACTTAACTCTCAAGTAACTAAACTGGTTCTGTAATCAGTTAGATTACTCTCCAGAAACAGGGATTTGAGTAAATAATTAGAAACATAGGAACCTGGAAGAAACCTTCCAAATATAAAGATAATAATTTCCCATTGACTCTAATATCACTCCAAATTTTCAGAAACAGGGATTTGAGTAAAATAATTAGAAACATAGGAACATGTGGGATGGTCCACGGTTTGGTTTTGTTGTTGCATATCAGTTATTTGCAAAGCCAACTTTATCAATTCCGCAATAGGTTAATGTCAAATGATCCTCAATTAAGCAAATAACCCTGTAGAAGTTATGGGCTGAGAGGTTAATAATAACTTAATAAGCAAATGTTAATATACTCATCATAGTTCTTACGTAGAAAATTATGCCATTCTAAGCTCAAAAGTAAAGTGTTTATAATAACATCGCAACAAGGATAAATTGCACATATAAACCTTAGTAAGAAGCCTCAAATTGTATACCTAATATTCATATTATCCTGCACCGGAGATATTTCTGCAGAGGTTCCATCACTACACTCCAGTTCATCAGTAAAGATTGTTGCAATGGAAAGGACGAATAATGGTCTTGATAGTACCTGGTAGCAGAGAGAGTATTAACCATCTGCTTCATGTATTGAGCTGAATTTGGGATAGTAGAAGGAGAAAAAACAGAAACAACTTGACAGAAAAGTAAGGGAGCTTGTTAATCAATTCCGTTCTCCACTACTTAACCTTTACAGGAAAAGGGTCTAGGAAATATCATATTGTATATCTTATAATAGCCAAATATGAAATAATACTGTAAGAAGAAGAATCTCACTGGTCAAGGGAATGTcacaaattcaataaaaatgtaTGATACATAGAAGTAACCCACATAAAACTTTCTGGAACAAAGATTGACTAGAAGTACACAAATACCAATGATATAGCCATTTTCTGGAAGTACACAAATAACAAAGATTGACTAGAAGTACACAAATACCGATGGTTATCCTGACATAACATTTTTCTGCTTTGAAATGTCCTgctatataaacataaatatgtATTGAAACCATATTGAATTGATAATCACAAACCTGCATGCTTTTGACCAAACCCCTGAAGGCAACCCACCTCTGAATCCATTTAAATTGTGGTAGGACAAGGATTTGTAGACTCTGCAGACCTTGCCACACACATGGGCATCTACTATTGGAGAACCTCCTTACAGTCTATAAAGCAGCaactttaagtaaaaaaaaattggcatgcCCCACAGCCTTGCTTCCAAAGTCACCATCCCTCAATGAAACAAGGGGTTCACAATATCTTTGTGCAAAGCCTATAGGACGCGATGCACTCATACATACCAGATCGATATTATAAGAAATAGTTTATACTCCAAAGAGTTCGTTTCTTTGTACTTTGTTCCTTAGAATTCCTTTGAAACTCTTATTATAGTAGACTAATCAAACACAAAGAATTCACTCTacggtcattgaggcatccatgATCCATCCGTAACAAAATTTAATCGAacttagggactaagggtcatcaaagcagaatatatacccattcatgcattattatgaataaaaattcataatttttttaatcgaaAAGTGGACAacgatagagacaattgcttgagtagcaattaaggcaacaactatctctcacattcagggactagggtcattaagacCATCGACAATTCACTTTatggtcattgaggcatccatgATCCATCTGtaacaaaatttaattgaacttagggactaagggtcatcaaagcataATATATacccattcatgcattattatgaataaaaattcataatttttttaatcgaaAAGCGGACAACGATAGAAACAATTgctagcaattaaggcaacaactacctttcacattcagggactaagggtcattaAATCCATCCAACATTTAAGATTCTTTTGGGACAAAATAGAACACCTTTTGCAGAATTaaggttgttttgtttttctcaagcagaagattgaatgttcttgaatgatcaagaatgagaaaaatgggtaaagTTGTACCTCTTTTTCGAGCAAAATCACTTCTGATTGCAGTCGCAGAAtcgaatttagggactaagggtcatcaaagcagaatatatacCCGTTCATGCATTATTacgaataaaaattcataattttttaatcgaaaagcggacaccgatagagacaattgcttgagtagcaattaaggcaacaactacctttcacattcagggactaagggtcattaAATCCATCCAACATTTTACTCTATGTTAATTGAGGCATCTATGATCCATCCGTTACAAAATTTACAAAACAAagtatattcatcgattccaaccgtcaaatttaGGGTCACTAGGGCAATATACTCCACCCTTTTTTCAGATAATGAATAAAGATTCCGTCACACAATGATTCACATTCTTATAGGGTTTTTATACCCTTTAAAATTGGAAACCCACCATCGTTCCTAACAAGTATCGATTATAAACCGAGTGAAACTCAGCTTAATGTGACAAACAAAAAACTGTCTTTTAAGATTCTTTTGGGACAGAACAGAACACCTTTTGCAGAATTAgggttcttttgtttttctcaagcagaagattgaatgatcaagaatgagaatAAAATGGGTAAAGTTTGTACCTTTTTTCAAGCATAAAATTGAATGTTCAAACAGAAAGAACACCTTTGATCAATTAATGTTCTTTTGGCCATTTTGCCATGGCTGACCAAGTTCCTCTTCAACTAGAGCCATAGCCACATCATCTGCAAATGAAGGAACCTTCACATTTTATGGAATCCCCCCACACCCCCACCAAGAAAAAGGAACCTCAGAAAAAGAATAAGCTTACAATATCAGAAATGAAAATGCAATTGTGCAACTGCTAATAATTTCCAGTGTTTACTAAAACATCAGACTACAATTCTTGTAAGTAGGAAGAATAATGGTCTTGATAGTACGTGGTAGCAGAGAGAGTATTAATTCTGGGATGCAAATATATTGAaatgaaagtttcaaaatttaCAGTAACAAACAAAAGGGTCATGGGACAGAAAGAACACCTTTGCTCAATTaacgttcttttgttttgtttttatgaagcAAAATCGAATtaagggactaagggtcatcaaagtataatatatatacccattcattcatgcattattatgaataaaaattcttaATTATTCAATCGAAAAGCggacaccgatagagacaattgctcgagtagcaattaaggcaacaactaccTTTCACATTGAGGGATTAGGTTCATTAAGACCATCCAACATTTCACTCTATGGTCATTGAGGCAGCCATAATCCATCCGTTACAAAATTTACAAAACAAagtatattcatcgattccGACGATCAAATTTAGGGTCACTAGGGCAATATACTCCACCCCTTTTTTAGATAATGAAAAAGATTCCGTCACACAATGATTCACATTCGTATAGGGTTTTTATACCCTTTAAAATTGGAAACCCGCCATCATTCCCAACATGTATCGATTATAAACCAGATGGGGCAAATATGTTAgaatgaaaattccaaaaatgaGTGAAACTCGGCTTATTGTGACAAACAAAAAACTGTCTTCTGATATATACCCATTCATGCAGTTGCAGAAtcgaatttagggactaagggtcatcaaagcagagTATATACCCATTCATGCAATATTacgaataaaaattcataattttgtttAATCGAAAAGCGGACACGATAGAGACAATTGTTTGaatagcaattaaggcaacaactaccTTTCACATTCAGGACTAAGGGTCATTAAATCCATCCAACATTTTACTCTATGGTAATTGAGGCAGCTATTATCCATCCGTTACAAAACAAagtatattcatcgattccaaccgtcaaatttaGGGTCACTAGGGCAATATACTCCACCCCTTTTTCAGATAATGAATAAAGATTCCGTCACACAATGATTCACATTCTTATAGGTTCTCAACATGTATCGATCATAAACCAGAATGAAAATTCCAATAACAAGTAAAACTCAGCTTATTGTGACAAACAAAAAACTGTCTTTTAAGATTCTTTTGGGACAGAACAGAACACCTTTTGCAGAATTAgggttcttttgtttttctcaagaatgagaaaaaaaatgggTAAAGTTTGTACCTTTTTTCAAGCATAAAATTGAATGTTCAAACAGAAAGAACAATTAaggtttcttttgttttgtttttatgaagcagaagattgaatttCGAAAATGGGTATCTGAATGAATCAACATGTGGAGAGAAAGTTGAAAAAATTACCGTAGCAAACGGAAGAAATTATCGGCAAATATAGAGAGCATCGCAGTTTCTTGAATCCTTGTGCGACAAACCCAACACCATTGAATTCCACGATGTGTGTTGTTCGtgttttcattcttttcttgtttcttgaagaagaaagaaagaaagaatgagtttttattctttttagcTTACCATTGGAccgtttgattttgttttttttatataattaatttttatactgtattctttttaaaaaaaataaaatttgtcagGGTTAAATTATTCTTTGTCTTTATGATtaccaaattttaatttttgtcctAGTGACATGTTtggctttttatttttaaataattattttgtagaCATATTTAGAATattgtaaaaagttttaaaagaaagaaactctcaatttaattttcatgtcgagatttttgttacatttatctttttatcttttaaaattttaaaaatgcatATCTAATTcttcacattttaaaaaaatttaaagttatataaataaatttggtattcttttttttttttagtcaagtaGCATAAAAGCTAGAAATTCATCACTTTGAGGTCGGTAAATTGGAGGTCTAGCATTCAAACTTCAgtcctacatataaaatacaatatcgCTACAAAAAGTAGGTGTCATTCATgaatgtcatattttttatgtagtcaactaaatttcaaaatacttaaaaatttactttaaaaatttaGACATAGAAGATCTTAGGACTCTTAAAgcatttacaaaaataattacatttatCTTCTTCCAAGAGCACTAGTGGAATTCGAACTCGGGACTTCCTTAATCCAAGTcttgtctttttttttcattagacTAAACCCTCGTAGTTAATTAATGAATAggagtatttatttattgatacggtattttcatttgttatattattttttaaaatatctcaGTAGAACTTATGGCTCTATTAGCTTCAAGTCTTCAACAATCAATAAATTGAAGCTATCCAACAACCTGATTATACATTCTGGCAGCAACTTATAAATGAGGTGAAAATACCACACTAGTGTCACTTCATTGAAAATTTTGTAGACTCTATAACCTCAATAATGTAAGTTGTATCCAAAGTAATTACACagttttagaaaagaaaattacaaggGTCTACATAAGTAGgtgttacaatgtaatacaaaatataaatatatttcagtTGATGGCCTCAAGCCATGTCCACTATTTGGTTTAGAGCTTCTTCAGTTTTGCTTTCAAGTGTGGCTGAAGGGTAACTATATTGGTAGCCATGTCAACCTCATAACAAAGATCCCCTTCAACTAGTCGGAAACATCTTTGGATCCCTGTAACCTGTATGTAGTGTATACAACATTTTGTCTCAACAACACAAACAGAATAAATAAGTTGGTCTATTTCGGCCATTACTTTCTTCTTTTAGCATTGTGTTTTCTACTTTGATTTTCTATTGTAGGCGGCGTAGACAAAACAAATTGTTTCGAATAAAGATCTCAAAATAACGACAAGGAAGTCTGATAGATAGGAGCTCCTATCCAAGTGTAGGTTAATATTGTTAGCGgtcaacactcggtgggatttagtcccacatcggatagataggattcttgagaagagtttataaaagaggaggcaatcctcaccttacaagccagttttgtaaggaagagttaggcctcgatatccatgacatggtatcagagcctatcgggtCTATTGTTGGGCTTCCTACATCGTTCACGCTTCAGGCTGAAGAGCGAGGGGGTGTgtagcggccaacactcggtgggatttagccccacatcggatagataggattcttgagaagagtttTTATAAAAGAcgaggcaatcctcactttacaagccgggtttgtaaggatgagttaggcctcgatattcatGACAAATATCACATCAAAATTTTCTAGCTAGATCTAGAAAGGAAGTTATAAAAATGAGGCATTATTTCACTATAGATTATTATATGCAATTAGTGGTCAAGGGATCAATGAAGACCTAGAAAAACTATAAGAAACTATTAAGAAAAACCCAGAAATTAATGAGTTGGATAGAGATATGATATATGACATAACATTATGGCGTTGTTTGATCCATGTAGCCGACCCTACTTAGTGAAATAAGGTTTGGTTGTTGTAACATGATTACATGTGTTATTATTATTCCATACTAAAACTTTGACACATATTCTGATAGAACGGAGAAGGAAATTCACAGAAAAATAAGGAAGATGAAAATGAGAAATGGAACTCTCTACGCTAGCTCATGCAGAGCCGTAGCTCCAAGGACGGAGAAGATACGTTCTCCGTCCAATCTTTTCTAACAGAATGCTGACATACCCTTGATTATTCCCACCTCTCACTACATCAGAAACGAATGGCAACAAACTGCCAGCTAGGCAGTCCCTTCATTCTCACACCTATCCTCTCTCTTTTTCTTATGCTGATACTGTAATACACCCTCCATATCACAGGCGTGTCATGATTTGGGCTTGCTAACACCTCATCAGCTAGCCCAAGACTAATAAGCCTAGTTAGTATCCTATCATATTCCCATGTTTTTCAAGTTATAGCAGTGAATTTTGGATCATCAATCTGGAACTCTTGTTGTCCTGCACCAGAATCCAAACCCTTGTATTCTTTATTGCCTAGTTCTTTGTTTAACAACTACATACATTGatgtgtcaaaataaaaaactacataCATTGATGATTGATGCTAGTCTTAACTAAATTTGGATCTAACTGGATTGCACAAACTGCAAACAAAAAGCTAGGCAAAGCAAGGCCAAAATGGGACATATCTACCTGCATGAAATTAACCTAAAGGAAgccattcaaattcaattacTAGTAAGTGAACAGTACAATTATAAGCATGACACATCATAAGACATCGATATTGTTGCATTTGGGAAAGAAGATCGTGTAAAATCACCTTGGAAGCATTCCCCACCAGTTCACTTTGAAGCTGTATCACATTATCTTCAGTGCTAAATGTCCCTTTCTGGATTTGATAACACAAAACGTCAGTGGCATATTAGGAGCAAAAAAAAGCAGTCGATTGCCGAAGGAaatcataaaagaaaaacagaaaGTAATAACATGCCATTTAGGCCTAGAAAATTAAACAGGCAAGATTTTGATGTCAAAACTACtcaataataatagaaaaatataaaaccagTCCAGAAATTTGTTTGATGAAAAAAACCCAgccaagatgttggaaaacatatCCTAATATGGAAACATGAACAAGATATAAGTAATGCATTACATAACTTATATATCAAGGATTATAGAAGAACTTCAAGCAATTTCAATGTTCTTTTGCAAATGAAGGAAGGGATGAACTCTTTTGTGACaagttcttattttaatttaattttggtaAAGAAAAATTTAGATTAGGGAGACAGACACTCCATACAAGGTCAGGGAGAACCACCAACCGTATTAAGAAGTTGCAATGCAATTAGTGTATAACCTACCAATTGCGGAATTCCATACTTGAACCCAAGTCACAACAGGTGTGAGCAGAAGGTGTATAACCACTTGTGACAACCGCGATTGGTTGATATGTAACTATTTGTAACAAGTAGAAAATGTGCTTGTTACATAGCTTGACAAGTAAGAAATAAATTCAACTAAATCAACCTAGCCTTCAAATCCAACATTTCTAGCATATGGAATGTAGATAAACACACAAAACATGAAGCCAGTTATTCAAACAGTTTATccttgaaacaaaacaaaataaaaaaaaaaatagaaaacaagtaCCTGAACTTCAACAAGACCATTGCTTTGAGCAATGACAACTTCAATAGTACCATTAGGTTTAGGACGCCAATATCCACTCTCAGAATGCATAGGCTCTCCAGAACTGAGTTTCCATGTCTTCTGAGTGTACCCTATAACAGGCTACACCCATTTCACACAATCAAAACACAACACACAAATTTAAGAATCAAAACATACccattaataaaaaacaacacTTTAAGAGACCCAGATGAGAATTATGAAGAAAGAGAGAGGAAAACCTTGTTGGGTGGATGGTAGAAGTGAAGTTCTTCACCATAAGAGAAGGAATTGATGGTGGGGTAGCCTCCTTCGCCTTCTCCTCTCCATTTTCCAAGAAGGTATGAGAGTGGTGCCACTGCCGGGTGACATACGGCCAACGACGATTCCGGTGCCGGAGACTCATTGTTTTTATCCATTTgagtttatttattattattatttttggaaaatgtttgggAGTGTAATgtataagaaaacaaaaatattgtaaaaaatgtGTATGAAACAAAAAGAGCTCTTTGAGTTTGACGATGTTTCTTGTCGTGTGCATTAAAAGACCGATTTATTTGAtaatttcacacttattaagaaatttttgaGAGTTCATTCCTTTCATTTGTTGCTTAATTAAGTTCATAATCATGAGtacattcatttattttaagtaaaaaaaaaatacattcatttatttattcattttaatgttagtatttttttttacacacacattttaatgttattacttatatatatataataaacatttcattttctaaTTCAtcgtaaaatttatgtatttaaattatattattgtttagatacatcaattctaaaatgaattaaaaattgaaatattttttatatataataccaGAGGGAGTATTAAGCACTTTAATAGATGTGTTCGAAGAAATTACTTTTCGTGCCCCCACTCTTTTCGCGCGACCctgcattttcatttttacctCATTTGAATCTTAAGTAACGAGTATTATAAAACGCAAAAtctagaaagaaaataaaaacaaaaaatatataattcgcACTTTAACTagcaaattttataaaaaatctaatCATTTTATCCACTTCACTctttatgaaaatattatgaatgaaaCACCGTTCATAAGTCAAAATGTGAACCCTTCCCTCACcgccataaaaatattttgaatgaaacatCATTTCAGTGAGTAAGTGATGTTTCAGTTTATAGAATTCTAGAGTGTGCGAAAACTGTTAGAGAGAGTTTGCCATCCATTTGAGTCCCACAAGGCTCGAGGGAATAGTTTATGTAGTTGCGCGCAGATGATAACTGATTTATGCCAAAAAGGAGTGTGTGATTCATCGATACTATGTCACAATCACAATGTGGACAGTCAAAGTTTTTACAATAAGCTAGTTCCGTTTGATTTAACTAGCAAaccatatataaaaacaaattctaaaaaaattcaGCTTGTTACTTAAGTTACGAACTCAATTCGCACTTTAACTAGCGAaccttataaatttaaattttaaatcaaattataaatttgctAACCTTTCAATAATTTAACCTTATTAACCTGCatttatttttcacatattATTACTAGTACTTTGGAATTAAAATGTATAAGTCAAAtaacttatttaaatataaattgacTTTTAAATGGCTAATAAGTcaaccaaattttttaaaaaagtaagaCTCAAATCTAAAAATAAATCTATGATAGAATACAATACAAGTTAGATCTAAACCTTAATTTGTTTGTTCATGCTAAGCAAAATCTAATTCGGTCGATCCTATTCCACTCTGGTCAGCAATAAGATTGAACAATCTCATAGTACATTCTTGCGATATGACTTAAAGTAAAGATAATGACCCTTCTGACaaagttttcatatttaaacatTTTCTCTTGTAGTGTAcagtaattttaaattttaatgtcattaaaaataaatttataatagatGGCACTGCAACTTGAGCTGAGACAAACATTTTCCAGTTCTTTGGGAAAAAGAATTCAATTTGAGATGCTAGCTGTGTCTGTGTCTTTTCCATCCTAGTTCCTAGTATATACAATTTTGTTAACATGTTCTTTCCATGTGCAAAAACCGGTACTTAGAAGGAATAGTGTAACCATTTGATACGCTAAACATAAGACAAATTTTCACTAGATCACTGAATGAGCAACATCCAACAACCTTTACCTTCCTTTAATTATATGGATACACCAAACAttcattattaaaataattttgttttgtttggataaCATAAGGAAATAATAGCTAGCATAATTGACTTGGCTTGTAAAATGAGTGTCTTGCAAAAAGCATGGTTAAGATTTTTTCAGCTATAATGAACATGGATAAATtggttatattatattatatatatactggTATTGTGGTTTTGTCCATTCTGTCAATTATACATTATACACAATTGTGGGTGATTTAAGCAATAAGgtagatataattttttttttacaaaaatgcaTCTCGTATTAATCGCGCTAATACCCGAGAAGATAATCTGCTGAGTACATCAGGAAGCACTTTAGCAGAGATGCCTGGCAACACTGGTAGAAGTTCTTGGATAATCTGAGGAACATTGAGTGCCTAAGGCCACCAACAAACAGATAGATAAATAAgtgtgttgaaccttattaagctaaaataaatcaataaataagTATTCATTTGTTTTGTTGCAAAACAAATTTCTCCAAACCAAAAGTGTATGCAAATGATTTTCAACAGCAAATTCTTCATTACCTGACTAGACGTGCTTGACAGAGAACTTCCTGCAGTCAAGAACTCCAGCACTTTCTGGACATTGTTCAGTATAACTTTATCCTCTTCAGTTATGGTGGGTATAAGAGCTGCAGGCTTAAAGCGTCCAATAGTAGGCACCATACCGAAAATAGGGCTTGCAATTGCATTTTGAACTCCTAGTAAGGACATTATTCTTACAAGTTGTTCCCTTGTTACTGCATCAATGCCCTTAACAATCTGCAGTCAATAATGAGTCAAATATTTAAAACTCTCCATACATCAACATATGCACagaaagaaagtgaaagaaATCAAGGACGGGGAGGGGAATTGTTGTACTTTCGTATAGAAAGAGAATAATAACTAAATTACTAGGCATCTAGAAAGACCTTCATATTAAATAACATATGAAGTTACATCTAACAATAATGAAAATTAACATAATGAAACATCTTTAGTGCTTCTAGAAAGTACCTCATCCAAAAGAAATTCTCGGAAAAAATTTCCCTTATCAGACAGCAAAAATGCTAGGGCTGCCCTTGTTTCCACTGGCTGCGGTTGTTGAGGTATTAGAGACTGGAATCCTGGCAAGAGATATTCTGACTGGTTAGTCATAATCCCAAGCTCAGCCATACTCCCTTTCAGATCCTCTCCACCTCCACTTTTGGCAGCTGTAATAAAACTCTCGAAGGCTTGCATGACATCGATAAATCTTTCAGCATTAAAAACTCCAGATTTCCCATATATGGTGTAACGTAGAGCACTCCTTAGCCGAGGGGATTCATCC from Trifolium pratense cultivar HEN17-A07 linkage group LG1, ARS_RC_1.1, whole genome shotgun sequence includes these protein-coding regions:
- the LOC123898018 gene encoding peroxynitrite isomerase Rv2717c, giving the protein MDKNNESPAPESSLAVCHPAVAPLSYLLGKWRGEGEGGYPTINSFSYGEELHFYHPPNKPVIGYTQKTWKLSSGEPMHSESGYWRPKPNGTIEVVIAQSNGLVEVQKGTFSTEDNVIQLQSELVGNASKVTGIQRCFRLVEGDLCYEVDMATNIVTLQPHLKAKLKKL